Within the Barnesiella intestinihominis YIT 11860 genome, the region CGTCTCCCGAGTGGTTATAATCGTGATATTCCTTTATGTTATAGGCAGACTGGTCGCCCGATATATCGGTAATTCGGGTGACTTGATTGCCGTTATAGTTCCACGAAGTTTCGTCTATCAAATGACCGTTCTCTCCACCGTAACGGTACAGCATGGCGATATTTCCCTGTTTGTCGTATGTAAACTCTTCGGTATAGCGTTCTTGTCCGTATTTTCCGGAAGAAGAGTATGCCGAAACCAATCTGTCCTGTTGGTCGTAGGCGAACGAATATCCATTGGTGATGGTATCGGTATTGTCGATAGAGGGAGTGAGCCATTTCATCGACGATATTTTACCGTTGTAACGCGGAGTTCCATCGCCTGTGTTATAATATAATTTCTGTTCGAAATCCACGTCTTTTATACTCGTGATGTTTCCTTGCAAGTCATATTCATACGAGGCATGTGTAGTCCCGTTATTCCGGCTTAACCTAGTTAATCTACCGAGTTCGTCGTATTGGAAATAACGGGTGTTGACCAAAGTGTCGTTGAGCGTATATCTGGTGCGGGTAAGACGGCTGTCGTGGTCGTAAGTATGTTCTGCCGATTCGGTGACAGATCCGCCGTCGGCTGTTTGGTATTCGGCAAAAGATTTCAATACGGTTCCCGAGAGGTCGCATTTTTGGTAGGCATAGCTGTATTCACCGTTTATGTTGCGGGTACAAGATGCAATGTGATTGCCGAACCGGTCGTAATACAATGCTTCTATTTCGAATTGGTCATCGTTGGTCAGTGAATACACTCTTTTCCCGGTAAGGTATGTTTTTGCGGCGGCTTGCTGCGAGTATCCTGTTTTTCTCTTGTAGGTCAATCGATTGGCGACAGAGGTATCCAAAATGTCGAGAAAGCCATAGTCGTCGTAATAGTAGACCGTGAGTAATTGGACTTCATCTTGGGAGAATATGTTGTTGGTATAGCCGATTCCTCGCCATGAACCGGGCGATAGGTCGGGGCTTTCGTTGAACAATATGTTTCGGCATTGAAGCGTGGCTTGTTGGAAATCTATGTTTCCCGACGATATTATATAGGAGAAAAGCAAACGGTCGAAACAGTCGTATTTATAGACGGTCCATTGGTCTTTTTTCCGTTGATTCCCGTTTTGCGACATCGCCAACCGGTCTCCTTTGTCGTAAATCATTTTTATTTCGTCTATTCCGGGAAGCTTCTTATTCGTACAGTTTCCCCGTGCATCATACGTGTAGATGTAGCCATATAGGGCTAAAACACTATGGGTGCGATTCCAACTGCCGTCTGTATTAAGAGCATCGGAAGCATTGGGGGGCAAAACATAGATTAATTGCCCGAGGTCGTCATAGACATAATAGGTATCGCAATTCCCACCCCGGCGTTCCATAACTATTTGTCCAGATTTATCGGTATAGGTGAGAATCTTTTTCCCATCTTCATCGGTCGCTTCGGTTACGGAGAGTTGTCCTGCCGGATAATATCCAGATCGGTGCAATATATCGTTCGATACGGTGTATTTACCGACTTCGGCAGAACGGTTGTTACGGTAAGTCATCGTTGCCGGATGGGAACGCCATTCTGTACCGGCCTTTCTCAAATCGGCGGGTCTGCTTAGCGGTGAACCTTCGTAGCTCGTTTCTACAAAGGGATTTTCGTCGTCGTAAAAATTCGTGGATAATGAAGCGTAGGTCGAGAATGGTATGTATCTTCCCCTGTTCGTCGACGAAATAGGAGTAGGCAGCCAGTTTTTATGTTCTCGTCCAGCTGCATCGTATTGGTAATAATCGATCAAATCTTTATGACCGGTAGTCATGCCTAGCCGAACTACTTGTTCGGGTCTTCCCAATCCGTCGAAATAGGTTATTTTTGTCGCCACCCGAGAGCCCGAGGCGTTGAGATGTATAGATTTACTGTCGACATCTATTGTACCGGAACCTTGTACCGGAGTGATTTCCAAAATATAATTCCTATCGCTGTCGAAATTAGTAACGAAAGTCGTATCGGGTAGAGGTATGAAGTCGGGATCGAGTACTAAGGTATCGAATCCTGTCGCCATTTGCCAGGGAATTATTACGGCAAATAATGAGAGTATGAAATGATGTGTCTTTTTCATGGCGATAGTATTTAACGATTGCGATAGTTGTATTCATACCGTTTAATGACAGCACCTTGCCATATAATTTCTTGCAGCAGGTTGTCGGAATTATAGACGTAGAGAGTCGTTATTCCGTTCGGATCGGTCGTTTTCTGCACTCCTATTAGCGGGGCTGCATTTATGGTCGTGATTTGAGCATGGGGTAATTCGTTTCGTAAGCGAGTCTCTATGTCCAAATACAGTCCGTTTTTATAAATGTTCTCTGGATTACCGGTAATTGCAGTTACTTCGGCAAGCGAGGCATTTACTATTTTAGCGACTGGGTATGAACCGTTATCTTTTGTCCAAAGATAGACTGTGCTTACTCCATTTCTACCGGTCTCTGTCGCCAATTTCCCGAACGGATAATAGGTTCGTTGATTTTCTTGGCGAAAATCGGGTTGTAGCTTGTTTTTGTAATAGGTTTTTACCGGGTACATTCGGGTGTAATCACCCGGAATAGAGTCGTATATTACTTTCTTGCCAGAGATAAGCGATTGTTTGCTTCCGCTTATTTTTGTTTGTTCTGTCGCAATGACTGTCGTCGATAGATTTCGCTGAGAAAGTAGGTCGCATATTGTTTGCGGATATCCGGGATATCCGTCGGACGGGTAGTAATAACGAGTATATATAGAATCTCCCAAGCTGGTACAGGAAAGAGTCCCTGTCATATTATAGAGGAGATTGTCGGAATAAAGATATTCTTCGGAAATTTCGTAAGGTACGGCCTCGTCGTCGTAAAGCCGTGTCGTTTTTCGTCCTAACCGGAACAGACCTGTGTGTATAGCATAATTGTCGATTGTGAAGTCGGGGTTGGAGTCTGTATCGCCTGAGATCATATTGCCGTTTACCGTGGGAGAGAATATGCCTGCAATTTCTTTATCGTGACAGATTTTGTTCAGGTGAATGGGAATGTCAGGTTCTGATGAAGGGTAGTATAAGTTCGATCGTACTGATATGCCCATTATGTAAGACAATTCGTCTTCATAATATTCATATTCGGTATGCTCTTGAACATTATTCCCTTTATATACTTTCCTGTCGATGATATAAGGCTTGTGATAAAGCATTTGCCAAAATTCACTTACAAATCCGCTTCCGCCTTGATTGTATTGATAATTGTATTTTTCTACTGTTTTCCCAGCCGGGGTGTATTCGGCAACTTCGTCATACCATATCAAATAGCTATTTCGATATAAGATGTTTAGAGAACTTTGGGAGATAATTTCATATATATATCCCGTGTATGACATATCGGATAAATCGTAACGTTTACGTTGTATCCAATAGTCCCAGTCGGACGGTAATGTAACTAATTTTCCATATCCCGATTCGTTATTCCCATATTTATATGTTTTAGAAACGGTTTGATTATTTTCGGGGGTATATATATTCATCTGTTTCAGACGCAGTCCGCATATAACGATGGAATTGTCTATGGGATTGATTGCTTGATTTTTTTCATATTCGAATGAAACGTATCCGCCGGTAGGATAAACGATTTTTTGTAGTATGTTGGCTTGCATGGCAGATTCGACAGAGCTTCGTGCATTCCCTATATTTTTATTGAGCGCTTTTAACACCGTATTTTGAGGTATCATATCGATATAAGTAGCATTCTTTTTCCCAGTATAATAACCATATAAATCTTGGGCATAAACGTTTTCGAAAGTGGTAGGGTTGTATTCGAACGAATATTTTCCTGAGCCCGGTATTGTCACTGACTGTAATAAATTCTTATTGGTATCGGTTATAAATGATATTGTTTTGATCAGTTGGGAATTATTGCCATAGATTTTGATGTTTTTCAGAATTTCTTTTCGAGAAGAGTGATATTCGTAGGTAACTTTACCCAATGGAAATGTAATAGATTTCAGAATGCAGTCACCTTGAACAACCGGGTTGTTGACGGAAATAATTTCCCAATCGTTGGACGTGGTATAAACTAATTTGTGGGATTGGGTGGGAGTCGATGTTTTAATGATTTCTCTCCCATAGTTAAAACTAATTTTTTGACTATCGGTGTATATAATCTCTTTTAAAAGATAAACTTGTTTACATGCAGACGTCTCTATGGTATAATCGCTGTTGCCTCCGTATATGTAGACAACCCCTTGATCATCGGTAACTTTGAATCCTTCTGCGGTCCCGATAACTTCGATTTTTAAAGGAGTTTGTTTTATTTGTTTAGCAGTGAAACAATTGTTGTTTTTTTCGATAATAAAACTCGTATTTTGGTCAATTGTATTTATGAAAAATATATCATGTTCTCCGTCGTATCCCCATATAGCTTCTTCGTCAGTATTTGGTCTAGCCCAATAACTTCGAGGAAATATTGATGTATTATAATTTAATGGTAATAGTTTGCAGTGTTCGTCCACTTTTCCGAATTGCATACGAGTAATTCTTAATCCTGGCAATATGCTCCAACCATATCCTAATATACCGACGGGATCTTCGACTTTTATTCCAGAGGAGTGATAGGATAAGTTAAAGGAAATTTGGGTATCATCGGGAGTAGGTATAGAAAATAGAGGGATATTGATATTTGTCGTACCGGTCGATTTTGAAACCGGATAAAAATCATATCGGTTAAGTTGAGCTGATAACGGTGTAATGAAACTTGTATTGTAATCTCCAAATGGCATTGATTGTGCAATGGAACTTTTTGAGAATCCTAATAATGCACAAAATATCAGCATGGTATTTCGATAGAATTTCATAGTACGCAAATTGGGGTGTTTCTTTTCTCAAAGAAAGGGAATATTTATTAAAAAACAAAATATTCTCAAAAAAAATAAAAGGCGATTAACTTTAATGAATTAATCGCCTACAAAAAATATATACTTATACTCATTCGTCGGCCGATTCGTGTTTGCGGTATTCTTCGATCATATAGCCTTTTACTTCCTTGAATAAGCGAGTCGCAAAGACAAAGTCGTTCAGAGCTTCGTTAGATGATGTGAATATTTTGGCACGATTTCCTACCCACTCTCTGTGTCCTTTATTAATAAAGACAATATTTTCACCGATTCCTATTACAGAGTTCATATCGTGGGTATTGATGATTGTCGTTATATTGTATTCGTGTGTAATATCGCTTAATAATTCGTCGATAAGGATAGAGGTTTTCGGATCGAGTCCCGAGTTAGGCTCGTCACAAAATAAGTATTTGGGATTCAATGCGATGGCACGAGCTATCGCCACGCGTTTTTGCATACCTCCGCTGATCTCCGACGGATACAAATCGTTAACTCCTTTTAGATTAACACGCTCTAAACAAAATTCTGCTCTTTTTTTACAAGCGGCATAGGTGTCTCGTGTGAACATTCTTAGCGGAAACATGACATTGCCCAATACCGTCTCTGAATCGAATAGGGCCGAGCCTTGAAATAGCATGCCTATTTCGTTCCGAAGTTCTTTAATTTGTGAAGCCGACATCGAAGTGATGTCTCTACCGTCATAAATAACTTGTCCTTTATCGGGTTGCATGAGACCAACGATACATTTCATCAATACCGTTTTGCCCGATCCACTTTGCCCGATAATTAAGTTTGTCTTTCCTGAGTAGAATTTGGCGGAGACATTGTGTAGAATGACTTTCCCGTCGAATGATTTGGATATATTATTAACTTCTATCATCAAAATAAAATTTGAGTGAGAACCACGTCGAGAAGAAGAACGATAACGCTGCTTACCACGACAGAGTCGGTACTGGCTTGCCCGACTTCGAGTGCTCCGCCTTTCACTTTGTATCCATAGTACGAGGCTACGCTACTGATGACAAAGGCGAAGAAGAGTGCTTTGAATATGGCTTGCCAAATGTAATATTCATTAAAAAAACTTTGTAGTCCATAGATGTATTTTGACACGGAAATTATGTCGGTGAATTGGGCTATCAGGAATCCGCCTGTAATACCACTCGCCATACTGAACACGACCAACACCGGAATGAAAGAGACCATTGCCGCGATTTTGGGTAATATCAACAGGTTGGCAGAGTTGACACCCATAATTTCGAGTGCGTCTATTTGCTCGGTTACCCGCATGGTTCCTATTTCGGAGGCTATGTTTGACCCGACTTTACCGGCCAAGATCAGACATAGTATGGAAGAGGAAAATTCCAATAAGATGACATCTCGGGTAGCCAATCCTACGGCGTAGGCCGGTATCATGGGCGATACCACATTCTTTTGCATTTGTATGGCAATCACGGCTCCGATGAAAACGGAAATAGTAATGACGATGGGAATAGAGTCTATTCCTAATTTGTATATTTCGGAAATATATCTTTTGAAAAACTCTCTCCATCGGTCCGGTATTGTAAATACGCGTCTCATTAACAAGACGTAATCTCCGAACTTTTTTAATGAATCTTGTATAATCATATCCGCTAATTGGATTATTGAAGAACAAAAGTAATGAAAAGAATCGATGAGCCATTATCTTTTATAGTAGAATTAAGTTCTCAATCATTTTATTTCGTTAAAACGACTGATGGGATTGTCTATTTTCAATATCTTTGTCTCTGTGAAGATTGAATGCGGTTTGGCATAGTCAAGTCGAAAATGCAATTTTCGCTTGCCTCTGCGCTTACCTTTCACTATTTTTGCAGATAATTTTAAAGGTAGAAATATGTTTTCCAAATTTTTTAAGCATCAACCGGTGGCTGCCAATACCGAAGAGAAGGTTCATTTGAATGTTCAATCGGATTTGGAATCTTCGGAAAATAATATGGTGCTGCGAACCGAAGATTTGGTAAAGAAATATCGTCAGCGGACGGTTGTGAACCATGTGTCGATAGATGTTACACAGGGGGAAATCGTGGGGTTGTTGGGCCCGAATGGCGCAGGAAAGACAACGACTTTCTATATGACGACCGGATTGATAACCCCCAATCAGGGGCATATTTATCTGAATGATCTCGACATTACAGATTATCCGGTTTATAAACGGGCGCAAATCGGTATCGGGTATTTGGCGCAAGAGGCTTCGGTGTTTCGCAAGTTGTCGGTGGAAGATAATATCCGGTGTGTCTTGGAAATGACTCATACCACCAAAGAGTATCAGCGGGATAAACTGGAAAGTTTAATCGCTGAGTTTCGATTACAGAAGGTACGTAAAAATTTGGGAGACCAACTATCGGGAGGAGAAAGGCGTAGAACCGAAATTGCACGCTGTTTGGCTATTAGTCCTAAATTTATTATGCTCGATGAGCCTTTTGCAGGAGTCGATCCTATTGCCGTGGAAGATATCCAGTCTATTGTATATAAGCTGAAAGAAAAAAATATCGGCATTTTGATAACCGACCATAATGCGCCTGAAACACTGAGTATTACCGACCGTGCTTATTTATTATTCGAGGGTAAAATACTTTTTCAGGGCACATCGGAGGAACTGGCAGAAAATCCCGTTGTCCGGGAAAAATATTTAGGGCGTAATTTTATCTT harbors:
- the lptB gene encoding LPS export ABC transporter ATP-binding protein; the encoded protein is MVLRTEDLVKKYRQRTVVNHVSIDVTQGEIVGLLGPNGAGKTTTFYMTTGLITPNQGHIYLNDLDITDYPVYKRAQIGIGYLAQEASVFRKLSVEDNIRCVLEMTHTTKEYQRDKLESLIAEFRLQKVRKNLGDQLSGGERRRTEIARCLAISPKFIMLDEPFAGVDPIAVEDIQSIVYKLKEKNIGILITDHNAPETLSITDRAYLLFEGKILFQGTSEELAENPVVREKYLGRNFIFHRKKFL
- a CDS encoding MlaE family ABC transporter permease — encoded protein: MQDSLKKFGDYVLLMRRVFTIPDRWREFFKRYISEIYKLGIDSIPIVITISVFIGAVIAIQMQKNVVSPMIPAYAVGLATRDVILLEFSSSILCLILAGKVGSNIASEIGTMRVTEQIDALEIMGVNSANLLILPKIAAMVSFIPVLVVFSMASGITGGFLIAQFTDIISVSKYIYGLQSFFNEYYIWQAIFKALFFAFVISSVASYYGYKVKGGALEVGQASTDSVVVSSVIVLLLDVVLTQILF
- a CDS encoding ABC transporter ATP-binding protein, whose translation is MIEVNNISKSFDGKVILHNVSAKFYSGKTNLIIGQSGSGKTVLMKCIVGLMQPDKGQVIYDGRDITSMSASQIKELRNEIGMLFQGSALFDSETVLGNVMFPLRMFTRDTYAACKKRAEFCLERVNLKGVNDLYPSEISGGMQKRVAIARAIALNPKYLFCDEPNSGLDPKTSILIDELLSDITHEYNITTIINTHDMNSVIGIGENIVFINKGHREWVGNRAKIFTSSNEALNDFVFATRLFKEVKGYMIEEYRKHESADE
- a CDS encoding DUF6443 domain-containing protein; protein product: MKKTHHFILSLFAVIIPWQMATGFDTLVLDPDFIPLPDTTFVTNFDSDRNYILEITPVQGSGTIDVDSKSIHLNASGSRVATKITYFDGLGRPEQVVRLGMTTGHKDLIDYYQYDAAGREHKNWLPTPISSTNRGRYIPFSTYASLSTNFYDDENPFVETSYEGSPLSRPADLRKAGTEWRSHPATMTYRNNRSAEVGKYTVSNDILHRSGYYPAGQLSVTEATDEDGKKILTYTDKSGQIVMERRGGNCDTYYVYDDLGQLIYVLPPNASDALNTDGSWNRTHSVLALYGYIYTYDARGNCTNKKLPGIDEIKMIYDKGDRLAMSQNGNQRKKDQWTVYKYDCFDRLLFSYIISSGNIDFQQATLQCRNILFNESPDLSPGSWRGIGYTNNIFSQDEVQLLTVYYYDDYGFLDILDTSVANRLTYKRKTGYSQQAAAKTYLTGKRVYSLTNDDQFEIEALYYDRFGNHIASCTRNINGEYSYAYQKCDLSGTVLKSFAEYQTADGGSVTESAEHTYDHDSRLTRTRYTLNDTLVNTRYFQYDELGRLTRLSRNNGTTHASYEYDLQGNITSIKDVDFEQKLYYNTGDGTPRYNGKISSMKWLTPSIDNTDTITNGYSFAYDQQDRLVSAYSSSGKYGQERYTEEFTYDKQGNIAMLYRYGGENGHLIDETSWNYNGNQVTRITDISGDQSAYNIKEYHDYNHSGDDFYYDSNGNMTADLDRDIVTIRYNAIDLPDTVQFKNGSTIIYHYLADGRKIKAQYTTSYSAIIVPRGETLASMDLTIRAMSSMSAWNGPLEYIGSPFACDSLIRIHNRYGYYDCREKEFRYYATDYQGNVRTVYSNIKINIIKPVKTLSSSTNIVLPPIRLVKVHQRMQYYPDGLPYDECYRADEQPYKYGELEFIEMHGFDSYDNGRRHYSPAMHRFTSFDPLAEHFYHESPYAHCGNDPVNYIDPSGMDYWGTNDPDEIEKFWDSILSGDGNIDMSEWDYLSDDEFADISKTLMYNSDNGCWYTFYVNSNPSSYSSNGREYVINGISLPNINWNPFARDARWYQQASGQITPTNDLFYLITGIKLLSNKRFLPIWQAPKKSPPLGQYTVYIATDENKNVIYVGMTNNFLRRRAEHAHRFAIKKFKSNLTKYDARALEQALIEHYKFRRDGGTLLNKINSISRKNPIYEDAIKVGNSYIKNL